In Roseomonas fluvialis, one genomic interval encodes:
- a CDS encoding SDR family NAD(P)-dependent oxidoreductase — MGYAPFDLAGKVALVTGGNSGIGLGMAEALARAGADVAIWGTNAAKNAQAAAALSAHGVRVHAELCDVGDEAAVDAAFAVTLAALGRIDACFANAGTYGRKMKFTELDSAEWHRVTRVNLDGAFYTLRAAARHMAERGGGGSLVGTASLAAIEGAARNTQYAATKGAMVAMIRALAVEMARHGIRANAVLPGWIETPMTARSVADEKFAAAVLPRIPARRWGTGVDFGGLAVYLASDASAYHTGDCLVVDGGYSLF; from the coding sequence ATGGGCTACGCGCCCTTCGACCTGGCCGGCAAGGTCGCGCTCGTCACCGGCGGGAATTCCGGCATCGGCCTCGGCATGGCGGAGGCTTTGGCGCGGGCCGGCGCCGATGTCGCGATCTGGGGCACGAATGCAGCGAAGAACGCGCAGGCCGCGGCGGCGCTGTCGGCGCATGGCGTGCGGGTGCATGCCGAACTCTGCGACGTGGGCGACGAAGCCGCGGTGGATGCCGCCTTCGCCGTGACGCTCGCGGCGCTTGGGCGCATCGATGCCTGCTTTGCCAATGCCGGCACCTATGGGCGCAAGATGAAGTTCACCGAACTGGACAGCGCGGAATGGCACCGCGTAACGCGGGTGAACCTGGACGGCGCCTTCTACACCCTGCGCGCGGCGGCGCGGCACATGGCCGAACGCGGCGGCGGCGGGTCGCTGGTGGGTACGGCGTCGCTCGCGGCCATCGAGGGTGCCGCGCGCAATACGCAATATGCGGCAACCAAGGGCGCGATGGTGGCGATGATCCGGGCGCTGGCCGTCGAGATGGCGCGGCACGGCATCCGCGCCAATGCCGTGCTGCCGGGCTGGATCGAAACGCCGATGACCGCGCGCAGTGTGGCGGACGAGAAATTCGCCGCCGCCGTCCTGCCGCGCATCCCGGCGCGGCGCTGGGGCACCGGGGTGGATTTCGGCGGGCTCGCGGTCTACCTCGCCTCCGATGCGTCCGCCTACCACACCGGCGACTGCCTGGTGGTGGATGGCGGCTATTCGCTGTTCTAG
- a CDS encoding TRAP transporter permease has product MSASDPSGTAAPSGRAKLDLDAAAELEKKYDTEVSFRDLHGPTAIFVSAMLVALSAFHYYTAGFGILTEHWHKSIHLAAVLGLIFIMFPTKHEFGPRIGNVPVTDWILAALVAASCFYLPLVFDELTFRIGMPNLPDMIMGTIMIVLVLETTRRAMGWVLPAIVIVFILYGLFGNNLSGVLAHPGSSWEAFLSHVYLTQEGIFGIPVKVVATFVFHFVLFGVLATRMGLGQFFIDIASIIAGKYPGGPAKVAVVSSAMFGSISGSSIANTVTTGSLTIPAMKRVGYKPHFAGAVEAAASAGGQITPPIMGAAAFVMIEFLEIPLTTLLIAAAVPAAMHFWGVFVQVHFEAKRLGLRGMDPSEIPRLWPTIRDGWPTVIPLVLLVYVIMQGYTPYLAAFTGISACIVVGFLNPRNRMTLKDLWDAFDMGARYALAVGAAAAAVGIVVGVVTLTGAGFRVSFIVTQAAVQTAEFFRPVVELLPASIGSMQGLTLFITLVFIALICIAMGAGIPTTALYIVLAAIAAPAVQQLGVPPLAAHLFILYYGILADLTPPVCVAAYAAAGIAGSNPFRTGITAFRLGMAKATVPFVFAYAPVMLIMVDDFTLSAFLFTTITCAIGVLLLGIGMTGYAFTHMGLASQGVLVLASLLMISPSVMMTAAGAVIAAPVLVINWLRARAQPATA; this is encoded by the coding sequence GTGTCCGCATCAGATCCCAGCGGCACGGCCGCCCCTTCCGGCCGCGCGAAGCTCGACCTCGACGCGGCCGCCGAACTCGAAAAGAAGTACGACACCGAGGTTTCCTTCCGCGACCTGCATGGGCCGACTGCGATCTTCGTCTCAGCCATGCTGGTGGCGCTTTCGGCCTTCCACTACTACACGGCCGGCTTCGGCATCCTGACCGAGCACTGGCACAAGTCGATTCACCTGGCTGCGGTGCTCGGCCTCATCTTTATCATGTTCCCCACCAAGCACGAATTCGGCCCGCGCATCGGCAACGTGCCGGTGACGGACTGGATCCTGGCGGCGCTGGTCGCGGCGTCGTGCTTCTACCTGCCGCTGGTGTTCGACGAACTCACCTTCCGCATCGGCATGCCGAACCTGCCCGACATGATCATGGGCACGATCATGATCGTGCTGGTGCTGGAGACGACACGCCGCGCCATGGGCTGGGTGCTGCCCGCCATCGTGATCGTGTTCATCCTGTACGGGCTGTTCGGCAACAACCTGTCGGGCGTGCTGGCGCATCCGGGGTCGTCGTGGGAGGCCTTCCTCAGCCACGTGTATCTCACGCAGGAAGGCATCTTCGGCATTCCGGTGAAGGTGGTCGCGACCTTCGTCTTCCACTTCGTGCTGTTCGGCGTGCTGGCCACGCGCATGGGGCTGGGGCAGTTCTTCATCGACATCGCGTCGATCATCGCGGGGAAGTATCCGGGCGGGCCGGCCAAGGTGGCGGTGGTGTCGTCGGCGATGTTCGGCAGCATCAGCGGGTCGTCGATCGCAAACACCGTGACCACCGGGTCGCTGACCATCCCGGCGATGAAGCGTGTGGGCTACAAGCCGCATTTCGCCGGCGCTGTGGAAGCCGCCGCCAGCGCGGGCGGGCAGATCACGCCGCCGATCATGGGGGCGGCTGCCTTCGTGATGATCGAATTCCTCGAGATTCCGCTGACCACGCTGCTGATCGCCGCCGCGGTGCCGGCCGCGATGCATTTCTGGGGCGTCTTCGTGCAGGTGCATTTCGAGGCCAAGCGTCTCGGCCTGCGCGGTATGGACCCGAGCGAGATTCCCCGCCTGTGGCCGACCATCCGCGATGGCTGGCCCACCGTGATCCCGCTGGTGCTGCTGGTCTATGTGATCATGCAGGGCTACACGCCCTACCTTGCGGCCTTCACAGGCATCAGTGCCTGTATCGTCGTGGGCTTCCTGAACCCGCGCAATCGCATGACGCTGAAGGATCTGTGGGACGCCTTCGACATGGGCGCACGCTATGCGCTCGCGGTCGGCGCGGCGGCGGCGGCGGTCGGCATCGTGGTGGGCGTGGTCACGCTGACCGGTGCGGGCTTCCGCGTCAGCTTCATCGTGACGCAGGCGGCGGTGCAGACGGCGGAGTTCTTCCGCCCCGTCGTCGAACTGCTTCCCGCCAGTATCGGGTCCATGCAGGGCCTGACGCTGTTCATCACGCTTGTCTTCATCGCACTGATCTGCATCGCGATGGGCGCGGGCATCCCGACCACGGCGCTGTATATCGTGCTGGCGGCGATCGCCGCGCCCGCCGTGCAGCAGCTGGGCGTGCCGCCGCTCGCCGCACACCTGTTCATCCTGTACTACGGGATTCTTGCGGACCTGACGCCGCCGGTCTGCGTGGCGGCCTATGCCGCCGCCGGCATCGCCGGGTCCAACCCGTTCCGCACGGGGATCACGGCGTTCCGGCTCGGCATGGCGAAGGCGACGGTGCCCTTCGTGTTCGCCTATGCGCCGGTGATGCTCATCATGGTGGATGACTTCACGCTCAGCGCCTTCCTGTTCACCACCATCACCTGCGCCATCGGCGTGCTGCTGCTGGGCATCGGCATGACTGGCTATGCCTTCACGCATATGGGGCTGGCGTCGCAGGGCGTGCTGGTGCTGGCGTCGTTGCTGATGATCTCGCCCTCGGTGATGATGACCGCGGCGGGGGCGGTGATCGCGGCGCCTGTGCTGGTCATCAACTGGCTGCGCGCGCGGGCGCAGCCAGCGACCGCCTAG
- a CDS encoding TAXI family TRAP transporter solute-binding subunit: MTYRRSILAAATAAAIALPGAAFAQAPQFFRIGTGSAGGTYYPIGGIIANALSCPPGAACNTAGATDGIPGMVAVAQATQGSVQNVAMVQAGNAEAGFAQSDVTHWAYTATGLFQGRPAQNRIRFVGHLFPEHIHAAVRRDSPIQTFSDLRGKRIAIGLQASGARIGSELILSAYGLTAGQGFTAEYLNQAQGTERMQDRGLDATITVVGYPAAAFTEFCSRTGCRFLPVPEAEAARVIERAPFYGRGVIPRTAYEGLTEDVPTLTVGAVLVVRDSLPDDLVYNITRALWSDTTRGLLDRGHAKGREIVRENALQGRGVVPFHPGAERFYREAGILR, from the coding sequence ATGACGTACCGCCGCAGCATTCTTGCCGCCGCCACCGCGGCCGCCATTGCCCTACCGGGCGCCGCCTTCGCGCAAGCGCCGCAATTCTTCCGCATCGGCACGGGCAGCGCGGGCGGCACCTATTATCCGATCGGCGGCATCATCGCGAATGCCTTGTCCTGCCCGCCCGGCGCGGCGTGCAACACGGCCGGCGCGACCGATGGCATCCCGGGCATGGTGGCCGTCGCGCAGGCCACGCAGGGCAGCGTGCAGAACGTGGCGATGGTGCAGGCCGGCAATGCCGAGGCCGGCTTCGCCCAGTCCGACGTGACCCACTGGGCCTATACCGCGACCGGCCTGTTCCAGGGCCGCCCGGCGCAGAACCGCATCCGCTTCGTCGGCCACCTGTTCCCCGAGCACATCCACGCGGCGGTGCGCCGCGACAGCCCGATCCAGACCTTCTCCGACCTGCGCGGCAAGCGCATTGCGATCGGCCTGCAGGCCTCGGGCGCGCGCATCGGTTCCGAGCTGATCCTGTCGGCCTATGGCCTCACGGCGGGCCAGGGCTTCACCGCCGAATACCTGAACCAGGCCCAGGGCACCGAGCGCATGCAGGACCGCGGGCTGGACGCCACCATCACGGTGGTCGGCTATCCGGCGGCGGCCTTCACCGAATTCTGCTCGCGCACCGGCTGCCGCTTCCTGCCGGTGCCGGAAGCCGAGGCCGCCCGCGTGATCGAACGCGCGCCCTTCTACGGCCGCGGCGTCATTCCGCGCACCGCCTATGAAGGCCTGACCGAGGACGTGCCGACGCTGACCGTCGGCGCCGTGCTGGTGGTGCGCGACAGCCTGCCGGACGACCTCGTGTACAACATCACGCGCGCGCTGTGGTCGGACACGACGCGCGGGCTGCTCGACCGCGGCCATGCCAAGGGGCGCGAGATCGTGCGCGAGAATGCGCTGCAGGGTCGCGGCGTGGTCCCGTTCCATCCCGGCGCCGAGCGGTTCTACCGCGAAGCCGGCATTCTTCGCTGA